One segment of Salvelinus fontinalis isolate EN_2023a chromosome 42, ASM2944872v1, whole genome shotgun sequence DNA contains the following:
- the LOC129840957 gene encoding P2X purinoceptor 3-like isoform X2, whose amino-acid sequence MWTFITDFFTYETTKSVVVKSWTIGIINRVVQLLIITYFIGWVFVHEKAYQIRDTAIESSVMTKVKGFGLYNNRVMDVAEYVTPSQSEMKYKCTHDNNCTRFLNKPGGNGLPTGRCVHFNDTLNTCEIRGWCPAEIDYIKTHPMMEVENFTIFIKNSIRFPLFNFTKGNFLPTITPQYIKACNFDHENNTYCPIFRVGDVIRYAHQNFTTLAQKGGVIGIKIGWMCDLDQSEDECNPSYSFTRLDAMSEKNSVSPGYNFRYAKYYKMDNGTDYRTLLKAYAIRFDVLVNGNAGKFNMIPTLINMVAAFTSVGVGTVLCDIILLNFLKGAEQYKAKKFEEVSDTQIENSLSSNGLYRSREFIGVEKQSNDSGAFSIGQYG is encoded by the exons ATGTGGACGTTTATCACGGACTTCTTCACCTACGAGACCACCAAGTCGGTGGTGGTGAAGAGCTGGACCATCGGGATCATCAACCGCGTCGTTCAGCTCCTCATCATCACCTACTTCATCGG GTGGGTGTTTGTGCATGAGAAGGCGTACCAGATCAGAGACACGGCTATAGAATCGTCTGTCATGACCAAAGTCAAAGGCTTTGGACTGTACAACAACCGAGTCATGGACGTAGCTGAGTACGTCACCCCCTCTCag AGTGAGATGAAATACAAGTGTACACACGACAACAACTGCACTAGGTTCCTCAACAAGCCTGGAGGAAATG GTCTTCCGACGGGCAGGTGTGTACATTTCAACGACACCCTCAACACCTGTGAGATCAGAGGCTGGTGCCCGGCGGAGATCGACTACATCAAGAC GCATCCTATGATGGAGGTGGAGAACTTTACCATCTTCATCAAGAACAGCATCCGTTTCCCCCTCTTCAACTTCACCaa GGGTAACTTCCTGCCCACCATCACCCCTCAGTACATCAAGGCGTGTAACTTTGACCATGAGAACAATACCTACTGTCCCATCTTCAGGGTGGGGGACGTCATCCGCTATGCACACCAGAACTTTACCACGCTGGCACAGAAG GGAGGGGTGATAGGTATAAAGATTGGCTGGATGTGTGACCTGGACCAGTCAGAGGATGAGTGTAACCCCTCCTACTCCTTCACCCGGCTGGACGCCATGTCGGAGAAGAACAGCGTCTCCCCCGGGTACAACTTCAG GTATGCTAAGTACTACAAGATGGACAACGGGACAGATTACCGTACTCTGCTCAAGGCCTATGCCATCAGGTTTGATGTGCTTGTCAATGGAAAT GCAGGGAAGTTTAACATGATCCCGACTCTGATCAACATGGTAGCTGCCTTTACGTCAGTTGGAGTG GGCACTGTGCTTTGTGACATCATACTCTTGAACTTTCTGAAGGGAGCAGAGCAATACAAGGCTAAGAAGTTTGAGGAG GTATCAGACACGCAGATCGAGAACTCCTTATCCAGCAATGGGCTGTATCGGAGTAGGGAGTTCATTGGAGTAGAGAAGCAGTCAAATGACTCAGGGGCCTTTTCCATTGGGCAATACGGCTAA
- the LOC129840957 gene encoding P2X purinoceptor 3-like isoform X1 encodes MWTFITDFFTYETTKSVVVKSWTIGIINRVVQLLIITYFIGWVFVHEKAYQIRDTAIESSVMTKVKGFGLYNNRVMDVAEYVTPSQGASVFCIITKFITTENQVQGYCPESEMKYKCTHDNNCTRFLNKPGGNGLPTGRCVHFNDTLNTCEIRGWCPAEIDYIKTHPMMEVENFTIFIKNSIRFPLFNFTKGNFLPTITPQYIKACNFDHENNTYCPIFRVGDVIRYAHQNFTTLAQKGGVIGIKIGWMCDLDQSEDECNPSYSFTRLDAMSEKNSVSPGYNFRYAKYYKMDNGTDYRTLLKAYAIRFDVLVNGNAGKFNMIPTLINMVAAFTSVGVGTVLCDIILLNFLKGAEQYKAKKFEEVSDTQIENSLSSNGLYRSREFIGVEKQSNDSGAFSIGQYG; translated from the exons ATGTGGACGTTTATCACGGACTTCTTCACCTACGAGACCACCAAGTCGGTGGTGGTGAAGAGCTGGACCATCGGGATCATCAACCGCGTCGTTCAGCTCCTCATCATCACCTACTTCATCGG GTGGGTGTTTGTGCATGAGAAGGCGTACCAGATCAGAGACACGGCTATAGAATCGTCTGTCATGACCAAAGTCAAAGGCTTTGGACTGTACAACAACCGAGTCATGGACGTAGCTGAGTACGTCACCCCCTCTCag GGGGCCTCTGTGTTCTGCATCATCACTAAATTCATCACCACAGAGAACCAGGTGCAGGGATACTGTCCCGAA AGTGAGATGAAATACAAGTGTACACACGACAACAACTGCACTAGGTTCCTCAACAAGCCTGGAGGAAATG GTCTTCCGACGGGCAGGTGTGTACATTTCAACGACACCCTCAACACCTGTGAGATCAGAGGCTGGTGCCCGGCGGAGATCGACTACATCAAGAC GCATCCTATGATGGAGGTGGAGAACTTTACCATCTTCATCAAGAACAGCATCCGTTTCCCCCTCTTCAACTTCACCaa GGGTAACTTCCTGCCCACCATCACCCCTCAGTACATCAAGGCGTGTAACTTTGACCATGAGAACAATACCTACTGTCCCATCTTCAGGGTGGGGGACGTCATCCGCTATGCACACCAGAACTTTACCACGCTGGCACAGAAG GGAGGGGTGATAGGTATAAAGATTGGCTGGATGTGTGACCTGGACCAGTCAGAGGATGAGTGTAACCCCTCCTACTCCTTCACCCGGCTGGACGCCATGTCGGAGAAGAACAGCGTCTCCCCCGGGTACAACTTCAG GTATGCTAAGTACTACAAGATGGACAACGGGACAGATTACCGTACTCTGCTCAAGGCCTATGCCATCAGGTTTGATGTGCTTGTCAATGGAAAT GCAGGGAAGTTTAACATGATCCCGACTCTGATCAACATGGTAGCTGCCTTTACGTCAGTTGGAGTG GGCACTGTGCTTTGTGACATCATACTCTTGAACTTTCTGAAGGGAGCAGAGCAATACAAGGCTAAGAAGTTTGAGGAG GTATCAGACACGCAGATCGAGAACTCCTTATCCAGCAATGGGCTGTATCGGAGTAGGGAGTTCATTGGAGTAGAGAAGCAGTCAAATGACTCAGGGGCCTTTTCCATTGGGCAATACGGCTAA